A genomic region of Sulfobacillus acidophilus DSM 10332 contains the following coding sequences:
- a CDS encoding dipicolinic acid synthetase, B subunit (PFAM: Flavoprotein~TIGRFAM: dipicolinic acid synthetase, B subunit~InterPro IPR014214:IPR003382~KEGG: sth:STH1546 dipicolinate synthase subunit B~PFAM: Flavoprotein~SPTR: Dipicolinate synthase subunit B;~TIGRFAM: Dipicolinic acid synthetase, subunit B), with translation MGRLSDVRIGVAMAASHCNLGRAVATMKELVDEGALVTPVISSSILSVATRFGTPDYWRDQITTIANGEVLQSIPDVEPSGPQHWFDVVLVMPCTGNTLAKLANAINDSPVTMAVKAQLRNGRPVVLAITSNDLLGMNAMNLGRLLVARNIYFVPFGQDDPINKPRSLDAHLELTVDTIQAALRGEQLQPILVPWHER, from the coding sequence ATGGGACGATTAAGCGACGTGCGAATTGGGGTGGCAATGGCGGCATCCCATTGTAACTTGGGCCGTGCTGTGGCTACAATGAAAGAGTTGGTAGACGAAGGTGCCTTGGTAACCCCGGTGATTTCGAGCAGTATTTTGTCGGTCGCAACCCGCTTCGGCACACCTGATTATTGGCGTGACCAAATCACGACCATCGCGAACGGCGAAGTGTTGCAGTCGATTCCGGATGTCGAACCGAGTGGGCCCCAACATTGGTTTGACGTGGTCCTGGTGATGCCTTGTACCGGTAATACGCTGGCCAAATTGGCTAACGCCATCAATGATTCGCCGGTTACCATGGCGGTCAAGGCGCAGCTGCGAAACGGCCGACCGGTCGTCTTAGCGATTACGTCGAACGACTTGTTGGGGATGAATGCCATGAATTTAGGTCGGCTATTGGTGGCGCGCAATATTTATTTCGTGCCATTCGGCCAAGACGATCCGATTAATAAACCGCGGTCGTTGGACGCCCACCTGGAACTGACAGTGGATACCATTCAGGCCGCCCTTCGGGGGGAGCAATTACAACCGATATTAGTGCCATGGCATGAACGGTAG
- a CDS encoding D-isomer specific 2-hydroxyacid dehydrogenase NAD-binding protein (PFAM: D-isomer specific 2-hydroxyacid dehydrogenase, NAD binding domain~TIGRFAM: dipicolinic acid synthetase, A subunit~InterPro IPR006140~KEGG: adg:Adeg_0348 dipicolinic acid synthetase, A subunit~PFAM: D-isomer specific 2-hydroxyacid dehydrogenase, NAD-binding~SPTR: Dipicolinic acid synthetase, A subunit), giving the protein MHHHVVVAGGDARDVWLCRILLDKGYTVNTWGIQVNGLHPFDPNTLNGDLPDIFIGPMTGIAEDGAFETEDGIQYLTTSLLDGMPQGSLLAAGLLAPRWIDEASRRGIRTVQYRTESSFMWLNAVPTAEGAIKAALGESGRTLAGRPVAILGFGRVGTVLAHKLAGLGTQVLIFERQAEKRAMAEALGYTAKPLNRSDQEPFDGCFNTIPAPVIDAQWLRTTSPAWVIDLASHPGGLAPGLKGTPLVEGRYRHILGIPGMVAPIRAAEIIWDTLALALEEGEESYGTIKRRANWGGNGGIPL; this is encoded by the coding sequence ATGCATCATCACGTCGTGGTGGCGGGCGGCGATGCACGAGATGTCTGGCTGTGCCGAATTCTTTTGGATAAAGGCTATACCGTAAACACCTGGGGGATTCAGGTCAATGGCCTCCATCCCTTTGATCCGAACACCCTGAATGGGGATTTACCCGATATTTTTATCGGGCCCATGACCGGCATTGCCGAGGATGGGGCATTCGAAACCGAAGACGGAATCCAATATCTCACCACATCCCTCTTGGACGGCATGCCCCAAGGCAGTTTATTGGCGGCGGGGCTACTCGCGCCGCGCTGGATTGACGAAGCGTCACGGCGCGGCATTCGCACGGTCCAATATCGTACGGAATCCAGCTTCATGTGGCTTAATGCCGTGCCTACGGCCGAAGGGGCCATAAAAGCCGCTCTGGGAGAGTCCGGTCGCACCTTGGCCGGTCGCCCGGTGGCGATTCTGGGATTTGGCCGGGTGGGCACGGTCTTAGCCCATAAATTAGCCGGTCTGGGCACCCAAGTACTGATCTTTGAACGCCAGGCCGAAAAACGCGCTATGGCCGAGGCCCTCGGGTATACCGCGAAACCGCTCAATCGATCCGACCAAGAACCGTTTGACGGATGCTTTAATACGATCCCCGCTCCTGTCATCGATGCCCAGTGGCTGCGGACCACGTCCCCCGCCTGGGTTATTGATTTGGCTTCGCATCCGGGCGGCCTGGCACCGGGCCTGAAGGGAACCCCGCTGGTGGAAGGTCGCTATCGACATATTTTAGGCATTCCCGGAATGGTGGCTCCAATCCGGGCGGCCGAGATTATCTGGGACACGTTGGCGTTGGCGTTAGAGGAAGGAGAGGAGAGCTATGGGACGATTAAGCGACGTGCGAATTGGGGTGGCAATGGCGGCATCCCATTGTAA
- a CDS encoding hypothetical protein (PFAM: Protein of unknown function (DUF1269)~KEGG: tmr:Tmar_1030 hypothetical protein~SPTR: Putative uncharacterized protein), whose amino-acid sequence MSKTVVGTFRDHESAERAVHALEKRGVPEKDISVVAREHGHVESGHPEGHMHNLSSGIGWGSATGGAIGLLASAGLLAIPGVGPILAAGPLAATLTGAAAGGLVGGLMDYGIPSEESKKLEERVKEGDVLVMVRSDNPEVDKAKDLFHEHGAVDIYVH is encoded by the coding sequence ATGTCAAAAACGGTTGTAGGCACGTTCCGGGACCACGAAAGTGCCGAGCGAGCCGTGCATGCCCTCGAAAAACGCGGTGTCCCGGAAAAGGACATATCGGTCGTGGCACGTGAACACGGTCACGTCGAAAGCGGCCATCCTGAGGGGCACATGCACAACTTGTCGAGCGGCATCGGATGGGGGAGTGCCACCGGCGGTGCTATCGGTTTATTGGCCAGCGCCGGATTATTGGCGATTCCCGGGGTCGGTCCGATTTTGGCTGCCGGTCCGTTAGCCGCCACCTTAACCGGAGCCGCCGCCGGCGGACTGGTGGGGGGATTGATGGACTACGGAATCCCCAGCGAGGAAAGCAAAAAACTCGAAGAACGCGTGAAAGAGGGCGATGTCCTCGTCATGGTGCGTTCCGATAACCCCGAAGTCGATAAGGCCAAAGACCTCTTTCATGAGCACGGCGCCGTCGACATTTACGTCCACTAA
- a CDS encoding sporulation protein, YlmC/YmxH family (PFAM: PRC-barrel domain~TIGRFAM: sporulation protein, YlmC/YmxH family~InterPro IPR014238:IPR007903~KEGG: mta:Moth_1062 hypothetical protein~PFAM: PRC-barrel~SPTR: Sporulation protein, YlmC/YmxH family;~TIGRFAM: Sporulation protein YlmC/YmxH), with amino-acid sequence MRMSELASKDIINLTNGGRLGSLGDSDLVIDPDTGRILTIIVSPRGRFHQKGQRLEIPWEAIRRIGPEVMIVDLAEIPKIANPPQ; translated from the coding sequence ATGCGGATGAGCGAATTGGCGTCAAAAGACATCATTAATTTAACCAACGGGGGACGGCTCGGCTCGTTGGGCGACAGCGATTTGGTGATTGATCCCGACACGGGCCGCATTTTAACGATTATCGTATCGCCCCGGGGCCGCTTTCATCAAAAAGGCCAACGATTGGAAATCCCGTGGGAAGCCATCCGCCGCATAGGACCCGAAGTGATGATTGTGGATTTGGCAGAAATCCCAAAAATCGCGAATCCCCCTCAGTAA
- a CDS encoding dUTPase (PFAM: dUTPase~InterPro IPR014871~KEGG: mta:Moth_1060 hypothetical protein~PFAM: dUTPase~SPTR: Putative uncharacterized protein), which yields MDRLEEIFTWQHQFNQQLRRDRQLDWDAATWIQKEALALMVELGEVVEEARFKWWKNPEPIQPEKLHEELVDVLHFFISMCLDAGLDAESLYQAYLKKNQENFRRQAGLSEKSGYAVKSPE from the coding sequence ATGGATCGGTTGGAAGAAATATTTACCTGGCAACACCAATTTAATCAACAGCTGCGCCGGGATCGGCAATTAGATTGGGATGCGGCTACCTGGATCCAAAAAGAAGCGTTGGCGTTGATGGTGGAATTAGGGGAAGTTGTCGAAGAAGCTCGCTTTAAGTGGTGGAAAAACCCCGAACCGATCCAACCCGAAAAATTGCACGAGGAACTGGTCGATGTTTTGCATTTTTTTATCAGCATGTGTCTGGACGCCGGCCTCGATGCCGAGAGTCTTTACCAAGCCTATCTGAAGAAAAACCAAGAAAATTTTCGACGTCAAGCCGGATTGTCCGAAAAATCCGGCTATGCCGTGAAATCCCCGGAATGA
- a CDS encoding processing peptidase (PFAM: Peptidase M16 inactive domain; Insulinase (Peptidase family M16)~COGs: COG0612 Zn-dependent peptidase~InterPro IPR011765:IPR007863~KEGG: bld:BLi01896 MlpA~PFAM: Peptidase M16, N-terminal; Peptidase M16, C-terminal~PRIAM: processing peptidase~SPTR: Specific processing protease): MRQTIERLETLSSGFRLAWDDTPSVGTTALAFFVGVGSRDELPSEWGLAHLLEHLLFKGAGPWAAPEIARRMDDLGGEVNAFTTRDYTCYYAKVLDHQAVEAYELLTTMIKAPWLDPQEFKRERRVIREEIRESRDDPDDLADALYLEALFDGGDLTHDTLGTPGSLAQLDPDTVRSFFERWYHPGNVVLAVSGGGRDGVLVRARDEWEQGGGLGALPSRTTPRYRIRHRIRRQPLEQVHLIIGGPAPVLGDPESYTAWVLATLLGGQNSSRLWQSMREVKALVYSVQTQYTAERDYGELATYLSVGPDRLEMALAEYRNQMTRLSTEPVSADELTRAVRVIETAALLAQETPDGRVMRMGRWGLWGTTPPTPSLVHTGLAAVTPERIQTWAQSFFDARQQAVAAVGPVPKGWRRIPL, from the coding sequence TTGCGACAAACGATCGAACGGTTAGAGACGTTATCGTCAGGGTTTCGCCTGGCATGGGACGATACGCCGTCGGTGGGTACCACCGCCTTGGCGTTTTTCGTCGGGGTGGGCTCCCGTGACGAATTGCCTTCCGAATGGGGTCTCGCGCATCTCTTGGAACATTTGTTGTTTAAGGGCGCCGGCCCGTGGGCGGCGCCGGAGATTGCCCGACGCATGGATGATCTGGGGGGAGAAGTCAATGCTTTTACCACCCGCGATTATACCTGCTATTACGCGAAAGTGTTGGACCACCAAGCGGTTGAGGCGTACGAGCTTTTGACGACCATGATTAAGGCGCCCTGGTTAGATCCCCAAGAGTTTAAACGGGAACGCCGGGTCATTCGGGAGGAAATCCGCGAAAGCCGGGACGATCCCGATGATTTGGCGGACGCCTTATACCTTGAAGCTTTGTTTGACGGCGGGGATCTCACCCATGATACGCTGGGAACCCCCGGCAGTTTAGCTCAATTGGATCCCGATACGGTGCGATCCTTTTTTGAACGGTGGTATCATCCCGGCAATGTCGTATTGGCCGTGTCGGGCGGCGGGCGAGACGGCGTGCTCGTGCGCGCCCGCGACGAGTGGGAACAGGGTGGGGGATTGGGGGCCCTGCCTTCGCGCACGACACCTCGCTATCGCATTCGTCACCGCATTCGTCGCCAACCTCTCGAACAGGTGCATCTCATTATCGGAGGCCCCGCTCCCGTGCTGGGTGATCCCGAATCGTATACCGCCTGGGTGCTGGCGACTCTGTTAGGCGGGCAAAATTCCTCACGGCTTTGGCAGAGCATGCGAGAAGTGAAAGCACTGGTGTATTCGGTCCAAACCCAATACACCGCCGAGCGTGACTATGGCGAACTCGCTACCTATCTCAGCGTGGGGCCGGATCGGTTGGAGATGGCGCTGGCCGAATACCGAAACCAGATGACCCGTCTCTCGACCGAACCGGTGAGTGCGGACGAATTAACCCGGGCGGTCCGCGTGATTGAAACCGCCGCCCTATTGGCGCAAGAAACGCCCGATGGCCGGGTCATGCGGATGGGGCGGTGGGGCCTTTGGGGAACTACGCCGCCGACCCCGTCGCTTGTCCACACCGGACTTGCCGCCGTTACCCCGGAGCGCATTCAAACGTGGGCGCAATCGTTTTTTGATGCACGTCAACAAGCCGTCGCCGCCGTGGGACCTGTCCCCAAAGGCTGGCGCCGAATCCCTCTTTAA
- a CDS encoding polysaccharide deacetylase (PFAM: Polysaccharide deacetylase~COGs: COG0726 xylanase/chitin deacetylase~InterPro IPR002509~KEGG: toc:Toce_1230 polysaccharide deacetylase~PFAM: Polysaccharide deacetylase~SPTR: Polysaccharide deacetylase), producing MGFRVISLRTPTAKLIFLTLLLIGLAAGLNPRVLHAHPATVPDIPVYRVKTSQKVMALTINVVWGTSYVPQLAQILEKAGVPATFMLGGAWAKAHPDLVRQLARDGNELGNHGWNHAHPTQLGYEALVDDIRRTNDTIQSIAGVMPTVYAPPYGEFNRTVLQAAQSLHMTLTMWTIDTIDWRPSSSVDYMVNKISRLKAPGAIVLMHPTDRTVAALPLIIEVLKADGYRLVTVTRLLQSGTPATDAQ from the coding sequence ATGGGTTTTCGGGTGATATCTCTTAGAACACCAACCGCAAAGCTGATTTTTCTGACCCTCTTGCTGATTGGCCTCGCCGCCGGCCTGAATCCGCGGGTATTACACGCCCACCCGGCCACCGTCCCCGATATCCCGGTTTATCGCGTCAAAACCTCTCAAAAGGTGATGGCCCTGACCATTAACGTGGTGTGGGGCACGTCGTATGTGCCCCAGCTGGCTCAGATCCTCGAAAAGGCGGGAGTGCCGGCGACCTTTATGCTGGGGGGTGCCTGGGCTAAAGCCCACCCCGACCTGGTGCGCCAGCTCGCTCGGGACGGGAATGAATTGGGGAATCACGGGTGGAATCATGCCCATCCCACCCAGTTGGGGTACGAGGCTTTGGTCGACGATATACGCCGCACCAATGATACGATCCAAAGCATCGCCGGCGTCATGCCGACCGTCTATGCCCCGCCATATGGCGAATTTAACCGCACCGTATTACAAGCCGCCCAAAGCCTGCATATGACCCTCACGATGTGGACCATCGACACAATTGACTGGCGCCCCAGTTCGTCCGTCGATTATATGGTGAACAAAATATCCCGCCTCAAGGCGCCGGGAGCCATCGTTCTCATGCATCCCACCGATCGGACGGTCGCCGCACTCCCGTTAATCATTGAGGTGCTTAAAGCGGACGGTTATCGATTGGTGACTGTGACCCGCTTGCTCCAATCTGGAACCCCCGCCACCGACGCGCAATAG
- a CDS encoding Endonuclease IV (PFAM: Xylose isomerase-like TIM barrel~TIGRFAM: apurinic endonuclease (APN1)~COGs: COG0648 Endonuclease IV~InterPro IPR001719:IPR012307~KEGG: hha:Hhal_1668 endonuclease IV~PFAM: Xylose isomerase, TIM barrel domain~PRIAM: Deoxyribonuclease IV (phage-T(4)-induced)~SMART: Endodeoxyribonuclease IV~SPTR: Probable endonuclease 4;~TIGRFAM: Endodeoxyribonuclease IV) codes for MRLGAQLSAMPGFEAVVEEAGRAGLRALQLFSRNPVGGKGQLIPPLPRMKALLTRYAIQPLYIHAPYFVNPAALEKTKHLNAKTVLVAEMRRAKQLGGDYLVLHPGHFSSPGQKEQAWDRTYETLIAMLSAPGKILLENTAGQGKELGADLADIGKLFQRLGRTHRIGLMWDTAHWMAAGHPLTTQADVDRGFEAIDQTVGLARLKGIHLNDGEGAVGSRRDRHAPLLTGPLGREALKALLRWAETLDIGVILETPGRDISSRQSDLTLVRNLMAEF; via the coding sequence ATGCGACTGGGCGCTCAACTTTCGGCCATGCCGGGATTTGAGGCGGTAGTGGAGGAGGCCGGCCGTGCCGGCCTTCGTGCTTTACAATTGTTTTCCCGCAATCCCGTGGGGGGGAAGGGACAACTCATACCGCCCCTACCGCGGATGAAAGCGTTGCTGACCCGCTACGCTATCCAGCCGCTCTACATTCATGCCCCCTATTTCGTCAATCCCGCCGCGCTTGAAAAGACCAAGCACCTCAATGCGAAAACCGTGCTGGTGGCCGAAATGCGACGGGCTAAACAGCTGGGTGGGGACTACTTGGTATTGCATCCCGGGCATTTTTCCAGTCCTGGGCAAAAAGAGCAAGCCTGGGATCGGACCTATGAGACCCTCATCGCCATGCTGAGTGCGCCGGGGAAAATCTTGCTCGAAAACACGGCCGGGCAGGGAAAGGAACTCGGCGCGGATTTGGCCGACATCGGTAAGTTATTTCAGCGATTAGGGCGCACCCATCGTATCGGACTCATGTGGGATACCGCCCATTGGATGGCGGCCGGTCATCCCTTAACCACGCAAGCGGACGTGGACAGAGGATTTGAGGCTATCGACCAAACCGTCGGCCTCGCCCGCCTAAAAGGGATTCACCTGAATGACGGGGAAGGGGCGGTGGGCAGTCGGCGGGACCGCCATGCCCCCCTATTAACCGGCCCCTTAGGGCGAGAGGCGTTAAAAGCTCTTCTCCGGTGGGCCGAGACGCTCGACATCGGGGTGATTTTGGAAACCCCGGGACGGGATATTAGCAGCCGTCAATCGGATTTGACGTTGGTGCGGAACTTGATGGCCGAGTTCTAA
- a CDS encoding Polyribonucleotide nucleotidyltransferase (PFAM: KH domain; S1 RNA binding domain; 3' exoribonuclease family, domain 1; 3' exoribonuclease family, domain 2; Polyribonucleotide nucleotidyltransferase, RNA binding domain~TIGRFAM: polyribonucleotide nucleotidyltransferase~COGs: COG1185 Polyribonucleotide nucleotidyltransferase (polynucleotide phosphorylase)~HAMAP: Polyribonucleotide nucleotidyltransferase~InterProIPR012162:IPR004087:IPR001247:IPR015847:IPR 015848:IPR018111:IPR003029~KEGG: sth:STH1531 polynucleotide phosphorylase/polyadenylase~PFAM: Exoribonuclease, phosphorolytic domain 1; Exoribonuclease, phosphorolytic domain 2; Polynucleotide phosphorylase, phosphorolytic RNA-binding, bacterial/organelle-type; K Homology, type 1, subgroup; Ribosomal protein S1, RNA binding domain~PRIAM: Polyribonucleotide nucleotidyltransferase~SPTR: Polyribonucleotide nucleotidyltransferase;~TIGRFAM: Polyribonucleotide nucleotidyltransferase) yields MAIHTTEFSVGGRVMTLETGRMARQANGSVLVRYGDTAVLVTAVASKAPRAGIDFFPLTVDFEERLYAVGKIPGGYIKREGRPSESAILAARLTDRPIRPLFPDGFRNDVHVVVSVLSVDHDYSPEICGMIGASAALTISDIPFEGPIGAVEVGLVDGELVINPTSEQSQRSRLHLTIAGTDEAVLMIEAGADIVPEDVMLNAILFGHEEIRRIIQGIRQFQVAAGKPKGEYPLFLPSPELVARVEEVAETRLAEAMRWADKLEREARIDAVNQEVSAQLLEEFPEQAEMIPAVLKKVLKKVVRRAIIHEGIRPDGRGFKEIRPLSIEVGVLPRVHGTGLFTRGQTQALTAMTLGPLSDQQMLDGIGEEESKRYMHHYNFPPFATGETGPMRGPNRRAIGHGALAERALEPVIPSEAEFPYALRLVSDILESNGSSSMASVCGSTLALMDGGVPIKAPVAGIAMGLVKDESGYAILTDIQGLEDFLGDMDFKVAGTREGITAIQMDIKIHGLDRNILTEALQQAREARLFILDKMAEVIPAPRRELSPHAPRIITMHIDPDKIREVIGPGGKTINRIIDATKVRDKKVEIDIEDDGTIYIAAVNQEAGERAMTMIEELTRTVEVGQVYTGKVTRLMNFGAFVEILPGKEGLVHISQLAHHRVAKVEDVVQPGDTLTVKVVEIDNMGRINLSHKDVLPPPEAQERAANDATPAGRPMGPRERPNDRRPPRTHGPRRDHR; encoded by the coding sequence ATGGCAATTCACACAACCGAATTTTCGGTCGGTGGCCGTGTGATGACTTTGGAAACCGGTCGCATGGCCCGGCAAGCCAACGGGTCCGTGTTGGTGCGCTATGGGGACACGGCCGTATTGGTGACTGCCGTGGCATCGAAAGCGCCACGGGCCGGCATCGATTTCTTTCCACTCACGGTCGATTTTGAAGAACGCCTCTATGCGGTCGGGAAGATCCCCGGCGGCTACATTAAACGCGAAGGTCGGCCCAGTGAATCGGCGATTTTAGCCGCCCGCTTGACCGATCGGCCGATTCGTCCGTTATTTCCGGACGGATTTCGCAACGACGTTCATGTGGTGGTCAGCGTGCTGTCCGTCGATCATGACTATTCCCCCGAAATTTGCGGTATGATCGGGGCATCGGCTGCCCTCACGATTAGCGACATCCCGTTCGAAGGTCCGATTGGGGCTGTCGAAGTCGGATTAGTGGATGGGGAACTGGTGATTAATCCGACCTCCGAACAATCGCAACGCAGTCGGTTGCATTTAACCATTGCCGGAACCGACGAGGCTGTTTTAATGATTGAAGCGGGAGCCGATATCGTTCCCGAAGATGTGATGCTGAACGCGATTTTGTTCGGTCACGAAGAGATTCGGCGGATTATTCAGGGCATCCGGCAGTTTCAGGTCGCCGCCGGCAAGCCCAAAGGGGAATACCCCTTGTTCCTGCCCTCCCCAGAATTGGTGGCACGGGTGGAGGAAGTCGCCGAGACCCGATTGGCGGAAGCCATGCGCTGGGCCGATAAGCTGGAGCGAGAGGCCCGTATCGATGCCGTCAATCAAGAGGTTTCCGCCCAACTGCTGGAGGAATTCCCCGAGCAGGCGGAAATGATTCCCGCGGTCTTAAAGAAAGTGTTGAAAAAAGTGGTTCGCCGGGCCATTATTCATGAAGGCATCCGGCCGGATGGACGGGGATTCAAGGAAATTCGGCCCCTATCGATCGAAGTGGGCGTCTTACCGCGGGTTCATGGAACCGGTCTCTTTACCCGAGGTCAAACCCAGGCATTGACGGCCATGACGTTAGGCCCTTTATCGGATCAGCAAATGCTGGACGGCATCGGGGAAGAAGAATCGAAACGGTACATGCATCATTACAACTTCCCTCCGTTTGCGACCGGCGAAACCGGTCCGATGCGCGGACCCAACCGACGGGCCATCGGGCATGGTGCTCTAGCCGAACGGGCACTGGAACCGGTCATCCCCTCCGAAGCGGAATTTCCCTACGCGTTACGGTTAGTGTCCGACATTTTAGAGTCTAACGGATCCAGCTCGATGGCTTCCGTTTGTGGCAGCACCTTAGCCCTCATGGACGGCGGCGTACCCATCAAAGCCCCGGTCGCCGGAATCGCGATGGGCCTCGTCAAAGACGAGAGCGGCTATGCCATTTTGACGGATATTCAAGGGCTCGAAGACTTTTTAGGGGACATGGACTTTAAAGTCGCCGGCACCCGCGAAGGTATTACCGCGATCCAAATGGATATCAAAATCCATGGCTTAGATCGCAATATTCTCACGGAAGCGTTACAACAAGCCCGAGAAGCCAGGCTCTTTATCCTGGACAAAATGGCCGAGGTTATTCCGGCCCCTCGCCGTGAACTGTCGCCGCATGCGCCGCGCATCATCACGATGCATATTGACCCGGATAAAATCCGCGAAGTCATCGGCCCCGGGGGTAAAACCATCAACCGGATTATTGACGCCACCAAAGTGCGGGACAAGAAAGTGGAAATCGACATCGAGGACGACGGCACCATCTATATTGCCGCCGTCAACCAGGAAGCCGGCGAACGGGCAATGACCATGATTGAAGAACTGACCCGGACCGTCGAAGTGGGCCAGGTTTATACCGGGAAAGTCACCCGCTTGATGAATTTCGGGGCATTTGTCGAGATCTTGCCCGGCAAAGAGGGTCTGGTGCACATTTCCCAATTGGCTCATCATCGTGTGGCCAAAGTCGAAGACGTCGTGCAGCCCGGCGATACGCTGACGGTCAAGGTCGTCGAAATCGACAACATGGGACGCATCAACCTCTCGCACAAAGACGTCCTGCCTCCTCCCGAAGCGCAAGAACGGGCGGCCAATGACGCCACCCCTGCCGGACGCCCTATGGGCCCGCGGGAACGCCCCAATGACCGACGACCGCCACGCACTCACGGGCCGCGCCGGGATCATCGGTAA
- a CDS encoding ribosomal protein S15 (PFAM: Ribosomal protein S15~TIGRFAM: ribosomal protein S15, bacterial/organelle~COGs: COG0184 Ribosomal protein S15P/S13E~InterPro IPR005290:IPR000589~KEGG: chy:CHY_1760 30S ribosomal protein S15~PFAM: Ribosomal protein S15~SPTR: 30S ribosomal protein S15;~TIGRFAM: Ribosomal protein S15, bacterial-type) produces MALQEEKKQAIIAAYRLHDSDTGSPEVQIALLTERINELTEHLKIHKKDHHSRRGLLKMVGHRRALLNYLRNKDIDRYHAVIQRLGLRR; encoded by the coding sequence GTGGCCCTCCAAGAAGAAAAGAAGCAGGCCATCATTGCGGCTTATCGGCTGCATGATTCGGACACGGGGTCGCCCGAGGTTCAGATTGCGCTGCTAACCGAACGCATTAATGAACTGACCGAGCACCTGAAAATCCACAAAAAGGACCATCACTCCCGTCGGGGGTTATTAAAGATGGTAGGCCATCGCCGCGCCCTGCTCAATTACTTGCGTAACAAGGATATTGACAGATACCACGCGGTGATTCAACGGCTGGGACTGCGTCGCTAA